In one Nocardia tengchongensis genomic region, the following are encoded:
- a CDS encoding tyrosine recombinase XerC: MLTELAPGHFEARVLVRDSSGKRRELTRRSPLRLDSKGRKVPDRTGSRATEAVLAAAREIRVAVEGELTDTITVRKLWEHYRNHLVALERAANTLERYDDVAVMFAKAFGDLRLHEVETITAEKFLIQVGKTQGPGSMDTARSVLSGMFKFAVRKTPLAVNPVREVELPENLEPKGRTGGARDITVDELRFILAAVRTSILPCPRILMKKERERAKPIKSYAPPTVAEFCESADLTDWVTLLAGTGLRRSQILGLLWSDVDLIGKTLRTSGKVVRITGIGLTRQEIENDPKNRKGRIALPDFAIVMLTHRKAVLAARKKTRPPAKPPKYDLVFPSENWTLRDPNNVQHQWQRVRESLGIPDDITAHSFRGAVATILDDAGLSARVTADVLGHADPSMTQRRYMARGRVHPAAADALHKAVSAD; encoded by the coding sequence ATGCTCACCGAGCTGGCGCCCGGACACTTCGAAGCGCGCGTCCTGGTCCGCGACAGCTCCGGAAAGCGGCGCGAACTAACCCGAAGGTCGCCCCTGAGACTGGACTCGAAAGGCCGAAAGGTTCCGGACCGCACCGGATCCCGCGCCACCGAAGCGGTACTCGCCGCCGCTCGCGAGATTCGCGTCGCCGTCGAGGGAGAACTGACGGACACGATCACCGTCCGCAAACTGTGGGAGCACTATCGCAATCACCTTGTCGCCCTGGAGCGGGCCGCGAACACCCTCGAACGCTACGACGACGTCGCCGTGATGTTCGCCAAGGCGTTCGGCGACCTCCGGCTCCACGAGGTTGAGACGATCACCGCGGAGAAGTTCCTGATCCAGGTCGGCAAGACGCAAGGGCCCGGCTCGATGGACACCGCACGCTCGGTCCTGTCCGGCATGTTCAAATTCGCGGTCCGCAAGACCCCGCTGGCAGTGAACCCCGTCCGCGAGGTCGAGCTCCCGGAGAACCTCGAACCGAAGGGCCGGACCGGCGGCGCCCGCGACATCACCGTCGACGAACTCCGCTTCATTCTCGCCGCGGTCCGAACCTCCATCCTGCCCTGCCCGCGCATCCTCATGAAGAAGGAGCGCGAGCGCGCGAAGCCGATCAAGTCCTACGCCCCGCCAACCGTCGCTGAATTCTGCGAATCCGCAGACCTCACCGACTGGGTCACGCTGCTGGCCGGCACCGGACTGCGACGCAGCCAGATCCTCGGTCTTTTGTGGTCCGACGTCGACCTCATCGGCAAGACGCTGCGGACGAGCGGAAAAGTGGTGAGAATCACCGGAATTGGACTCACCCGCCAGGAGATCGAGAACGATCCGAAGAACCGCAAAGGCCGAATCGCCCTGCCGGACTTCGCCATCGTGATGCTCACGCACCGCAAGGCCGTGCTGGCAGCGCGGAAGAAGACGCGACCGCCGGCCAAGCCACCCAAATACGATCTAGTCTTCCCGTCCGAGAACTGGACATTGCGCGACCCGAACAACGTCCAGCACCAATGGCAGCGCGTACGCGAGTCGCTGGGCATCCCGGACGACATCACCGCCCACAGCTTCCGCGGCGCGGTCGCCACGATCCTCGACGACGCCGGCCTGTCCGCCCGAGTCACCGCCGACGTACTCGGCCACGCCGACCCGTCGATGACCCAACGCCGCTACATGGCCCGCGGCCGAGTCCACCCCGCAGCGGCTGACGCGCTACACAAGGCTGTCAGCGCCGACTGA
- a CDS encoding DUF2637 domain-containing protein, producing MTGNGAGADAVRSNDAAHRSAPGGAYTPIRSEAEAAAVRFFWGELILMALMSIGGNTVHAVLNAPPGLAVVAGFVAMFPPVALLAATHGVGLLVRARANATLAYWFVVVLTSAIALIAFRLSFDALRALAIQVGMAHQLAALVPLIIDGAIGQATIALLVLARSPRTESTAPALPVRTDYEPVRTAGTVRTTSVREVRTETRSTATELHAPKPPIEIESAQPSVIEAPGAQDRWAEIADSVCHADPAGRRDPDKVATILRLKFEQNWSHSRIAEHVELSSSAVTRTLTAARDHLNDEWDPSETYAPSNAPTPLPDSKER from the coding sequence GTGACCGGCAACGGCGCCGGTGCGGACGCGGTGCGCAGCAACGACGCTGCGCACCGCAGCGCACCAGGTGGTGCGTACACCCCGATCCGGTCCGAGGCCGAGGCCGCCGCGGTCCGATTCTTCTGGGGCGAGCTGATCCTCATGGCCCTCATGTCGATCGGCGGCAACACCGTCCACGCAGTGCTCAACGCACCGCCCGGGCTGGCCGTCGTCGCCGGATTTGTGGCTATGTTCCCGCCCGTCGCCCTGCTCGCCGCCACCCACGGGGTGGGCCTGCTTGTCCGGGCGCGGGCGAACGCGACGCTCGCCTACTGGTTCGTCGTGGTCCTCACCAGCGCCATCGCGCTGATTGCGTTCCGGCTGTCCTTCGATGCCCTGCGGGCCTTGGCCATTCAGGTCGGCATGGCCCACCAGTTGGCCGCGCTGGTCCCCCTGATCATCGACGGCGCGATCGGACAGGCCACCATCGCCCTGCTCGTCCTCGCCCGCAGCCCACGCACCGAAAGCACGGCCCCCGCGCTGCCGGTGCGCACGGACTACGAACCGGTGCGCACCGCCGGAACCGTGCGCACCACCTCGGTGCGCGAGGTCCGCACCGAGACCCGCTCAACTGCAACCGAACTCCACGCCCCGAAGCCCCCAATCGAGATCGAATCGGCACAGCCGAGCGTGATCGAGGCCCCCGGTGCGCAGGATCGGTGGGCCGAGATCGCCGACTCGGTCTGTCATGCCGACCCCGCCGGCCGCCGCGACCCCGACAAGGTCGCGACCATCCTCCGGCTGAAATTCGAACAGAACTGGTCGCACTCGCGGATCGCCGAACACGTCGAACTCAGTTCGTCCGCGGTCACCCGCACCCTCACCGCCGCCCGAGACCACCTCAACGACGAGTGGGATCCCAGCGAAACCTATGCCCCCTCCAACGCCCCTACGCCACTGCCCGATTCGAAGGAGAGATAG
- a CDS encoding toprim domain-containing protein — protein sequence MEPTPSQGLSWQKITTALTAQMGPGRSGPRWTNFMCPVHEADGRHHNPSLGVRYDPVQGKTIVRCWAGCDDRDVLDQLNLQVRDMWDRLPERNPNRSGHRPDPRPQPRREEQKSLLDKAIDYAGFPTPHKPSLGEQTGPAENVHSYLYRWPDGRVEGAVIRQRVPYEHGWGKAFTQRHWNGTEWENTGFAPLPFLLPDLIDGVRAGREIYLCEGEQDVLSAVVAGQIATCNAMGAGSWTPEHSRWLAGAGRVIVVADRDRPGYRHAAKVAESLYGHVGEIRILQAATGKDLTDHIGAGHGLDELELVPYLDRHYRQPAPQPREITRSR from the coding sequence ATGGAACCCACACCATCGCAGGGACTTTCGTGGCAGAAGATCACGACCGCGCTCACCGCGCAGATGGGGCCCGGACGGTCCGGGCCCCGCTGGACCAACTTCATGTGCCCGGTCCATGAAGCCGACGGCCGCCACCACAACCCCTCACTGGGGGTCCGCTACGACCCGGTCCAGGGCAAGACGATCGTGCGCTGCTGGGCAGGCTGCGACGACCGCGACGTCCTGGACCAGCTGAACCTGCAAGTCCGGGACATGTGGGACCGGCTGCCCGAACGGAACCCCAACCGTTCAGGCCACCGCCCGGATCCACGGCCACAACCCCGGCGCGAGGAACAGAAATCGTTGCTGGACAAGGCCATCGACTACGCGGGATTCCCGACCCCGCACAAGCCCAGCCTGGGTGAACAGACCGGCCCGGCGGAGAACGTGCACTCCTACCTGTACCGGTGGCCCGACGGCCGGGTGGAGGGCGCAGTAATCCGCCAGCGCGTGCCCTACGAGCACGGCTGGGGCAAGGCGTTCACTCAACGGCACTGGAACGGAACCGAATGGGAGAACACCGGATTCGCGCCGCTGCCGTTCCTGCTGCCCGACCTCATCGACGGAGTGCGCGCCGGCCGCGAGATCTACCTCTGCGAGGGCGAGCAGGATGTTCTGTCCGCGGTCGTGGCCGGGCAGATCGCCACCTGCAACGCCATGGGTGCCGGCAGCTGGACGCCGGAGCACTCCCGATGGCTTGCCGGCGCGGGTCGGGTGATCGTGGTCGCCGACCGCGACCGGCCCGGCTACCGGCACGCCGCCAAGGTGGCCGAGAGCCTGTACGGCCACGTCGGTGAGATCCGGATCCTGCAGGCCGCCACCGGCAAGGACCTCACCGACCACATCGGCGCGGGCCACGGTCTCGACGAACTCGAGCTGGTCCCGTACCTGGACCGTCACTACCGCCAGCCCGCCCCACAGCCGCGGGAGATCACCCGCAGCCGCTGA
- a CDS encoding helix-turn-helix domain-containing protein, protein MATKRQSAADIRSERGLISLKRASALVDVDRKTILNWIEAGLLQGYKLNGSMWRVNAHEVLALVHPVITNDADGVA, encoded by the coding sequence TTGGCCACCAAACGCCAGTCCGCTGCCGACATCCGAAGCGAGCGTGGACTGATCAGCCTGAAGAGGGCTTCGGCTCTTGTCGACGTTGATCGAAAGACGATCCTGAACTGGATCGAGGCGGGACTTCTGCAGGGCTACAAGCTGAACGGCAGCATGTGGCGCGTCAACGCCCACGAGGTACTCGCCCTCGTCCATCCGGTGATCACCAATGATGCCGACGGTGTGGCATGA
- a CDS encoding DUF5919 domain-containing protein, with product MGTVLRALLQQRHLQTVSAFNREYDRLAQKIDPTLVGFGPKKAQFYRWLSGEISGLPYPDHCRILQGMFPNWSIDELFESYSGSPEDLVRAPRATAQTAKAQNGRDLADVEAVYATRLDFLRAMPPQELFKTARTVDLAGLSLNMLCQQYSDTDILRLLENGTVIRCLFLDPAGTSIRAREIEEGHPSGLLTNLTDANIRTLERVRRRVTPQTPGSLLIKVYDQPIRFNITIIDSTICVMQPYLPSARGVESPTFVSRKSGAAGLYGTFSEVFEGMWADGNERATA from the coding sequence ATGGGCACCGTTCTCAGGGCTCTACTCCAGCAACGCCACCTTCAAACGGTCTCGGCGTTCAATCGCGAGTACGACAGGCTCGCTCAGAAGATTGATCCCACCTTGGTGGGGTTCGGCCCGAAGAAGGCCCAGTTCTACCGGTGGCTGTCCGGAGAAATCTCCGGCCTCCCGTATCCGGACCATTGCAGGATCCTTCAAGGGATGTTCCCGAACTGGTCAATAGATGAGCTGTTCGAGAGCTACTCCGGAAGTCCGGAGGATCTCGTTCGGGCTCCGCGTGCGACGGCACAGACGGCCAAGGCCCAGAATGGGCGCGACCTGGCGGACGTGGAAGCTGTCTACGCGACGAGACTTGACTTCCTTCGTGCGATGCCTCCGCAAGAGCTATTCAAGACAGCCCGGACGGTAGACCTGGCCGGCCTGTCCTTGAACATGCTCTGCCAGCAGTACTCCGACACCGACATCCTCCGGCTGCTCGAGAACGGCACGGTCATTCGGTGCCTATTCCTCGATCCCGCAGGGACGTCGATCCGGGCGCGCGAGATCGAAGAGGGGCACCCGTCCGGCCTACTCACGAACCTCACCGACGCCAACATCCGGACGTTGGAACGAGTGCGGCGACGCGTCACCCCGCAGACCCCCGGATCACTCTTGATCAAGGTCTACGATCAGCCTATTCGGTTCAACATCACGATCATCGATTCAACGATCTGCGTCATGCAGCCTTACCTGCCCAGTGCCCGGGGAGTTGAATCCCCGACCTTCGTGAGCCGGAAGTCCGGCGCTGCCGGGCTATACGGCACCTTTTCGGAAGTCTTCGAGGGCATGTGGGCGGATGGCAACGAGAGGGCCACGGCATGA
- a CDS encoding inositol monophosphatase family protein: protein MNDLEGLLEVARAAAAEGSRLLSTTGPGGVRAKGDRDFVTDLDVRIQSSVREYLGRVAPEIGFLGEELEPDEQEHDAPEYRWVLDPIDGTSNFIHGIPLCAVSLALAQNDVPILGVIAAPFLSLEYYASAGHGAFCNDHRIKTSHTQSVSNAIVSIGDYAVGDNAPAKNRQRLALTTALAAEVERVRMFGSAAIDLAWVAEGRTDACILLSNKPWDMSAGVVIARESGALVTDSDGRRHDVGSAHTVAAAPGIASALLDLVGTTLASVQG, encoded by the coding sequence ATGAACGACCTGGAGGGCCTACTGGAGGTCGCCCGCGCGGCAGCAGCCGAAGGTAGCCGGCTGCTCAGCACTACCGGGCCGGGAGGCGTGCGCGCCAAGGGCGATCGCGACTTCGTGACGGACCTCGACGTACGGATTCAAAGCTCCGTTCGGGAGTACCTTGGCCGCGTCGCGCCTGAAATCGGATTCCTGGGTGAGGAGCTGGAGCCTGACGAACAGGAACACGATGCGCCGGAGTACCGCTGGGTATTGGACCCGATCGACGGCACGTCGAACTTCATCCACGGCATACCCTTGTGCGCCGTGTCGCTTGCGCTCGCCCAGAACGACGTTCCGATTCTGGGCGTCATCGCTGCGCCGTTCCTGAGCCTGGAGTACTACGCGTCCGCCGGCCATGGCGCCTTCTGCAACGACCACCGCATCAAGACCAGTCACACCCAGTCGGTCTCAAACGCGATCGTCTCGATCGGCGACTACGCCGTCGGCGACAACGCTCCTGCGAAGAACCGGCAACGACTTGCGCTGACTACCGCGCTTGCGGCAGAGGTCGAACGGGTGCGGATGTTCGGCTCGGCCGCCATCGATCTCGCCTGGGTGGCAGAAGGCCGCACGGACGCGTGCATCCTGCTGTCCAACAAGCCATGGGACATGTCCGCGGGCGTCGTGATCGCCCGCGAAAGCGGGGCCCTCGTCACCGACTCCGACGGCCGGCGCCATGACGTCGGCTCTGCTCACACCGTTGCAGCCGCTCCCGGCATAGCGTCGGCGCTGCTCGATCTGGTCGGCACAACGCTCGCCAGCGTGCAAGGCTGA